In Thunnus thynnus chromosome 17, fThuThy2.1, whole genome shotgun sequence, the genomic window TCTGAACCCATCTTTTGACAGAGAGAATTttggacacagacacacagactgtcCCATTATTATCACTGTGGGGTTAATATTTGAGGTAGGTTGTAGTTCAATGTACTATCAAGATTTAaatttgaatgtaaaaacagcctttgCCCAGATAGTCTAATGAGTTCTTGAACTGTGAGCTGCACGTCAGGAATAAAAATGTGAAGATAACTTTGGAAATGTGAGTGAGTGCTGAATGATTGTTACGTAGAGTCTGTACATCCTCCATTACTGAACTCTATCCCCATGTTTCTTTTACAGGTGATAGCTGGTTCAGGTCTAGATGTTGGTTTTGCCCTTATTTCACCCAGTGGATACCGACTGGCCTCTGACTTCAGGAGATCTGACGGCATCCACATGTAGGTCACCTAATTGCTTTCCAACAACCATCTCCTTTTGATGTAATGCTCAATCCCTGCAGTACTCTTTATTTAGATCAAAACCAATTAACTATGACTTCTAAACAAGCATTAAGGCAGCAGTCATGGTTTCTTCCCCCCAAATTATAATACATGAATACCTGGAAAGAAAGAGACCTCATTTCAGATCAGcacttcctctccttttccAAAAACCAACCCTATATTCTATTTGCATTTTCCGCAGGATTCAGCAGgatattcataaaaacaaatgtttacacTCCACTATTTTTCAGCTGTGATAGTGTCAAGGGTAGTCGCCACCTCTCCTCAAAATTTGATACCTTCCTGCAGGGTGGATCCCACTGAGGATGGAGACTACCGGTTGTGTTTCGACAACAGCTTCAGTAAACTGTCAGTGAAGATGGTGTTCTTTGAGGTGAACATTAATAGTCGGAGCAGCTCAGGAGGAGATGAGTGGGCAGACGCAACCATGACAGAGGACATGGTGGAGTACAAACTGGAGGACATCAGGGTGAGAGGGAAAAATAAAGAGCTATTACATCTCCTGCAGCTATGATTCCCCTCTAGACAACACCTGAATCATCTCATGTCATTCTTTCTGATCTCTCAACATCCTAGCAgtctccttcacctcctcctgtgTACTGttcttgtctttctctcccaGGCGAGGATAGACTCTGTGTACAAGCTCCTGGAGAAGAGTCGTCAGGTGCAGACAACACTGAGGGCCTTTGAGGCGAGGGATCGTTACCTTCTGGAGGATAACCTGTGGCGGGTGTCCTTCTGGTCCTGCCTCAACCTGCTCGTCATGCTCACCGTCGCCGTCACTCAGATTTACACCctgcaaaacctctttcaggaCACAAAGCGGATCTGCACATAGTCATCACAGAACTGCTACATCACCTCCCAGCAGAGATAGCAGAACCTGCGTGCCATGAGACCTGAAAGTTTGACACTAAACACTAAACTGATACATGTGTGAAAGTGTCAGTTTTACAATAGCGCCTTGATAGTTCACACATTTGGAAACCGGTTTATTATGCAGTGTGAAGTTCACTGCAGCCAAAAAGTGCTTGCTTTGATGTTTTGCGAATATGTGAGTAATAGAAATTCCTGTCATGTCAACACCTGAAAGTCATTTTTAGGGTACAGTACCGTAATATGCACACACCCATGTATGTACtttatacacatatacaaacacaagtaaaataCTTGTCGCACTGATATCTGCTAATAATTTCATCAGGGAATGTAGAAAACCACAGCTGTTCACACTggaatgttgttttatttaatctcAGACACtaaatttcacatttacatttattgcTCTACACTATGTTTTATCAAACCAATTGCCAAAACAACCCAAAATTTAAATCACACTTTAAATCTTAACTgcgaataaaaaaaaaaaaaattaaaacaaaaaaaaaaagacaaagcaatcTCCCTGATTGATTTCTCCATCTGGAGGTTACAAAGACAGCAACAGTGCAGTCACACTGATGGCAAGTTGGTTTCGGTTGATTCATTCACCTCCTTGTGGATACGTTGCAGTCCTTTCTTTCATGCAA contains:
- the tmed1a gene encoding transmembrane emp24 domain-containing protein 1a, whose amino-acid sequence is MHCNQRIMNFSAQPFLLAWFTLTVGLTLALGPNQDMEFTFLLPAGSTECFYQTTVRNDSMEVEYQVIAGSGLDVGFALISPSGYRLASDFRRSDGIHMVDPTEDGDYRLCFDNSFSKLSVKMVFFEVNINSRSSSGGDEWADATMTEDMVEYKLEDIRARIDSVYKLLEKSRQVQTTLRAFEARDRYLLEDNLWRVSFWSCLNLLVMLTVAVTQIYTLQNLFQDTKRICT